A genomic segment from Thamnophis elegans isolate rThaEle1 chromosome 3, rThaEle1.pri, whole genome shotgun sequence encodes:
- the HAUS6 gene encoding HAUS augmin-like complex subunit 6: MSNPFSPPAWEKEHLWFYLLALGFDPAVNAAAGKLSTHLRLDVNMFDKPNKDAFHIVAWFLFSKLDQSHCNEVFRFCYPPIDKKADSEFRKQCYEWLKRISDECGNTFPSVVASLFLSPGGPKFIHLMFHFARYVIMHHIKVDSLGAGIPHPEVVTSRSPDLEMAVAKSQMSLNKFVQCLQKEDLMIQELQKKALLYTKQIRDLRRENVDLDKQLQKMGKKVDSGQSNTTERIEKVRYLWATVMETLTFLQKEREVVDSVVKGQVDQYTLDGTSVSVSIPRPLLQKVEKEMYKFPVGNVYEEGKLNMLTIFQLLPKALELLLHERRHVDKKGFKVDLQDLEGNIRLQNETLLGLKSLRQKLKCDDHISVNQSIAVKQLEWHLKWKNHLGQSPFRLIKDANPALDLLPAMSPLSFTPATEEAYKRSVFCQYPALIPNSTKKNVQADEFVTVGKTLGNEDYSTKTVTERTLKLATHSEKISNVETPKRSDNSRFQILENKGRSSRRIESGKKRQADSVRTPSSAKKGDPLKKAQEQLAEEVADVIISDSPQNTGKDVGDLISTLFSNPFLTRKQIPRTPENLITDIRSSWKKAIETEVPSSEAMHHSEATEQLLRDTVPDFRRRLSSNLTLFMSSCISDGAEFSFLDEKPQDSLQKGITDELLRHQEALRPLDEMICKKELSLAAPDQVENPEPVFQTLNRSVHEVSDGSDNHIGSDTLLHNVGQKPAIYTTSLWDASQTISNQANTDLDSHDNIQLGILQETLPEEGGSISLNSFHELDFDASGEENSRDSKSATDYLSGNECTVDFKSILRRYEALKKNLLDHLPDSGKRMPRCRSAYNLSPVNLETKDVVSPLGKRYASDAELAKKSSHPSHLERRNSFSPSVAFSPLRPRERRDMQDQGDVFNKWKEK; encoded by the exons ATGAGCAACCCGTTCTCGCCTCCTGCTTGGGAGAAGGAGCACTTGTGGTTCTACCTCTTGGCTCTGGGCTTCGATCCCGCGGTAAACGCCGCTGCCGGGAAACTTTCGACTCACCTCCGGCTGGACGT gaACATGTTTGATAAACCAAACAAAGATGCATTTCACATTGTTGCATGGTTCTTGTTTTCAAAGCTGGACCAGTCACATTGTAATGAGGTTTTTAG ATTTTGCTATCCTCCCATAGACAAAAAGGCAGACTCTGAATTCAGGAAGCAATGCTATGAATGGCTAAAAAGGATATCA GATGAATGTGGAAACACTTTCCCTTCAGTTGTTGCATCATTATTTCTTTCTCCTGGTGGACCCAAATTCATTCATCTAATGTTCCACTTTGCAAGATATGTTATAATGCATCATATTAAAGTAGACTCTCTAG GTGCTGGTATACCCCACCCAGAAGTGGTGACCTCAAGATCCCCAGACTTGGAGATGGCTGTTGCAAAATCTCAAatgtcacttaacaaatttgtaCAGTGTCTACAGAAGGAAGATTTGATGATTCAAGAACTTCAGAAAAAAGCACT GCTTTATACTAAGCAAATCAGAGATTTAAGACGTGAAAATGTGGATCTGGACAAACAATTGCAAAA AATGGGGAAAAAAGTTGATTCTGGCCAGAGTAATACCACAGAACGAATTGAAAAA GTCCGCTATTTATGGGCAACAGTAATGGAAACGCTgacatttttgcaaaaagaaagagaagtagTGGATTCAGTAGTAAAAGGTCAGGTTGATCAGTATACATTAGATGGCACAAGTGTTTCTGTTAGCATTCCACGGCCTCTGCTTCAAAaggtagaaaaagaaatgtataaa tttcctgTAGGGAATGTGTACGAAGAGGGAAAACTGAACATGTTAACCATTTTCCAATTACTACCCAAAGCCTTGGAGTTATTGTTGCATGAGCGTCGGCATGTTGACAAGAAAGGATTCAAAGTAGACCTTCAGGATCTTGAAGGAAATATCAGATTACAGAATGAGACTTTATTGGGGCTGAAGTCACTGAG gcaaaaattaaaatgtgatGATCATATTTCAGTAAATCAATCAATTGCTGTAAAACAACTGGAATGGCACTTGAAGTGGAAAAATCATCTTGGCCAGTCACCTTTTCGTTTAATTAAGGATGCAAACCCT gcACTTGATTTATTACCCGCTATGTCTCCTCTTTCTTTTACTCCGGCTACTGAGGAAGCTTATAAAAGGAGTGTCTTCTGTCAATATCCTGCATTAATTCCAA ATTCGACCAAAAAGAATGTTCAGGCAGATGAATTTGTAACAGTTGGGAAGACACTGGGAAATGAAGATTATTCAACAAAGACAGTCACAGAaag GACCTTGAAACTTGCCACACATTCTGAAAAG aTATCAAATGTTGAAACTCCCAAGAGGTCTGATAATTCGCGGTTTCAAATCTTAGAGAATAAAGGAAGAAGTTCTAGACGGATAGAAAGTGGGAAGAAAAGACAAGCTGATTCAGTTAGAACACCTTCATCAGCTAAAAAAGGAGATCCTTTAAAGAAGGCCCAAGAACAGTTGGCTGAAGAG GTGGCAGATGTAATAATATCTGATTCACCCCAGAACACTGGGAAGGATGTAGGAGATCTGATCAGTACCTTATTCTCAAATCCTTTCTTAACAAGGAAACAGATTCCACGAACTCCAGAAAATCTGA TTACTGACATTAGAAGCTCATGGAAAAAGGCTATTGAAACCGAAGTACCTTCAAGTGAAGCAATGCATCATTCCGAAGCCACGGAACAGTTATTGCGGGATACAGTTCCTGATTTTAGACGCCGTTTAAGTTCAAATTTGACATTGTTTATGTCATCTTGTATATCTGATGGAGCAGAATTTTCCTTTTTAGATGAGAAGCCCCAGGATAGTTTGCAGAAAGGGATTACTGATGAATTGCTGAGACACCAAGAGGCTCTTAGGCCACTGGATGAAATGATTTGCAAGAAAGAATTGTCCCTTGCTGCTCCAGACCAAGTGGAAAACCCAGAACCAGTCTTCCAGACTTTAAATAGAAGTGTGCATGAGGTGAGTGATGGCTCTGACAACCATATCGGATCAGACACTTTGTTACACAATGTGGGTCAGAAGCCTGCAATATATACAACTTCGTTGTGGGATGCTTCTCAAACAATTAGCAATCAAGCAAATACCGATTTGGATAGCCATGACAACATCCAGCTAGGTATACTTCAAGAAACTCTCCCAGAAGAAGGAGGATCTATCAGTCTTAATAGCTTCCATGAATTGGACTTCGATGCCTCGGGGGAAGAAAACTCTAGAGACAGCAAATCTGCGACTGATTATCTGTCAGGAAACGAGTGCACAGTAGATTTCAAGTCGATTCTCAGACGGTACGAAGCACTGAAAAAGAATCTACTTGATCACCTGCCGGATTCCGGAAAGCGAATGCCAAGGTGCAGATCAGCATATAACCTCAGTCCAGTGAACCTGGAAACAAAGGATGTGGTTAGCCCTTTGGGAAAACGTTATGCGTCTGATGCAGAACTTGCCAAGAAATCATCACACCCGAGTCATCTTGAAAGAAGGAATAGCTTCTCCCCTTCAGTGGCGTTTTCTCCGCTGCGgccaagagagaggagagacatgCAGGACCAAGGAGATGTGTTTAACAAATGGAAAG